The following DNA comes from Rosa rugosa chromosome 5, drRosRugo1.1, whole genome shotgun sequence.
TTCATCAATAGACCATAAGATTCTTCATAAGTTGATTTCATTAATACTACTGCCCCCTGCAGAAGAGATATAGAACCAATTAATGGATGCAGAGGAACAGAGTGGCGGTCTTGAATCGCCCTTGATTCCTGATCCACAAGAACATGCTCTACAATCAAGAAAGGGATTGCTGAATAAAGATGAAATCGTCGAGGAAGTGAAGAAGCAGCTGTTGTTAGCAGGGCCACTTGTGTCATCAAATTTCCTGCTATTTGGTATGCAAGTTATTTCAGTCATGTATGTTGGTCATCTCGGGGAGCTATCACTTGCAGGTGCTTCAATGGCCACTTCATTCGCTTCAGTCACCGGTTTGAGCTTGATAGTAAGATGGGTCCTAGTCTTATACATGTAGAAAATTTTTATGCAATGATATGTATATACATGAGTTTTGATTATGTTTCTAGCTTGTTGTATATTGTTTCCTTTAACTTCGAAGTTGTTAAATAGATGGGAATGTGTAGCGCACTCGACACTTTCTGTGGTCAATCCTATGGAGCGAAACAGTATCGGATGCTTGGTATACATATGCAGAGGGCAATGCTTGTTCTTTTGCTGGTGAGCATTCCTCTTGCGATTATATGGGCCAATGCAGGAAGGATTCTTCAGTTCTTGGGTCAAGATCCAGAGATATCTGCTGCTGCCGGAGATTATGCTCGTTTGATGATACCATGCATTTTCGCTTATGCAATCCTACAATGTCATGCTAGATTCCTGCAAACACAAAACAATGTGGTTCCGATGATTGTTAGCACCGGAACTGCAACACTGCTACACTTGCTTATCTGTTGGCTTCTGGTATACAAGACCAGCCTCGGATATAAAGGCGCTGCTGTGGCAAACGCCATCACCTATTGGATCAATGCATTGTTATTGTTTCTTTATGTCAGAATCTCTCCATCTTGCAAGAGCACATGGACTGGATTCTCAAAGGAGGCCTTCCATGGACTTCCCACTTTTTTAAGACTATCGATTCCTTCAGCTGTCATGCTTAGGTAAACTTTGGTTGACATGAGACTGTATCAACTTTGGAGATTATTTAGGTTGCAATACCATGATTCTCACACAAAGGCACTaatatctcaaaaaaaaaaatactaccATTCTGTGTTATATTTGGTAAAATATACAATAGTAGTACTTAGTATGGTTTGTTGCTTTCATGTCTTTGACAGCTTAGAGATTTGGTCATTTGAAATGTTGGTTCTTGTATCTGGTTTTCTTCCAAATCCAAAGCTTGAAACCTCAGTCCTGTCAATCAGGTTTGCAATGCTTATTTGTGAACAATATACGTTCTTATTGGTAGCCAACAAAAATGTAGCAAAAAATGAAGATACTAACCGATTGTTTCATACCACAGCCTTAACACATGTGCAATGGCATACATGATTCCCCTTGCATTCAGTGGTGCAGCGAGGTGAGCCTGATTCTACATGTAGTAGATTCACACCTCTATCATGAATCCTTTTCTTAAAAGTTCTGTTCTGTTCTTTGTAGCACAAGAGTATCAAATCAGTTGGGTGCCGGGCAACCTAGACTAGCACGTCTAGCTGCATGTGTTTCACTATGCCTTGTTGTTATTGAAGGCATTGTTGTTGCTGCTGTCATGATATTGGGTCGAAAAGTATGGGGATACTGTTACAGCAATGAAAAACAAGTTGTGAATTATGTTAGTGAAATGTTGATTTTTGTTGCAATATCCCACTTTGTTGATGGACCTCAATCTGTTCTCTCAGGTTTCTCCATATCTACATATTCCTCTTATACAAAAATAAGTTTTCTCATTTTATGAAAATATCTTGTTACTCATTTACAGATTTACTAAAAATAAGTTGCTTCACTTTGTGTGTTTCAGGTGTCATAAGAGGAAGTGGGCAGCAGAAGATTGGAGCATATGTTAATCTGGGAGCTTATTATCTTCTAGGCATACCTACTGGACTAGTATTTGCTTTTGGCCTCCACATTGGAGGAAAGGTAACAACAAGATATCCTTATTGTTTCTTAGTCTTTCTTGGAAATATGATACCAGTGATCAGTATTAACTTGGGACAGTTTCTTAGTCTTTCTTGGAAATATGATACTAGTCGGTATTAATTTGGGACATGTTCTTCACAGGGTCTTTGGATAGGAATTGTCGTCGCGCTATTCGTGCAAGCACTATGTCTTGCAATCATAGTCATATGCACAGATTGGGATAAAGAAGTAAAGTACCTTGTTACCTAGTTTTCATGTACCAGTAGTGATC
Coding sequences within:
- the LOC133709498 gene encoding protein DETOXIFICATION 16-like — protein: MDAEEQSGGLESPLIPDPQEHALQSRKGLLNKDEIVEEVKKQLLLAGPLVSSNFLLFGMQVISVMYVGHLGELSLAGASMATSFASVTGLSLIMGMCSALDTFCGQSYGAKQYRMLGIHMQRAMLVLLLVSIPLAIIWANAGRILQFLGQDPEISAAAGDYARLMIPCIFAYAILQCHARFLQTQNNVVPMIVSTGTATLLHLLICWLLVYKTSLGYKGAAVANAITYWINALLLFLYVRISPSCKSTWTGFSKEAFHGLPTFLRLSIPSAVMLSLEIWSFEMLVLVSGFLPNPKLETSVLSISLNTCAMAYMIPLAFSGAASTRVSNQLGAGQPRLARLAACVSLCLVVIEGIVVAAVMILGRKVWGYCYSNEKQVVNYVSEMLIFVAISHFVDGPQSVLSGVIRGSGQQKIGAYVNLGAYYLLGIPTGLVFAFGLHIGGKGLWIGIVVALFVQALCLAIIVICTDWDKEVKKASDRVHNAVGVGDVS